In Lolium rigidum isolate FL_2022 chromosome 7, APGP_CSIRO_Lrig_0.1, whole genome shotgun sequence, the DNA window GTCTACTGTTTCATCTTAGAAACATAGGCAAATTGTAGGCAAAGGTACAAAAAAACATGATTGATTCTTCAATTAAGGTTTACAGAAGAATTACGCCCAGTCCACAACTTTATCATAGCTAACATGGACTACTTGTAGTCAAGGCataaacaaccataacagattccTCAAATAAGGTTTGATGTGGCTCAATAAATATCTAATTCTAGCAAAATCTTCCACGCAGAGCTCATCTACTGCTTGATCTCAGCCCTCTTCTGCTGCCAGAGCCTGTCCAAAGCACCATCAGCATCACCCTGCAGGCCAGATGGTATAAGAACCAATGACGGAGTTGCAGCAAATGATCATGTACAAATAAGACACACTTAATGAAATCGCTCATTATCTTTGTACGGAgcaaccaaaaccaaaagattATCAGTATTAACCAATAAGCAACAAGAAAATTACTAAATGGGCACGAATTCACCACAAGACCAGTAGAAAAGGAGGACATTTAGAGCAGCCAAGTTACCAATACTCATGCACAACTGATCAAGTATATCTGAATACATGTAACTCAGAAGTAACAAGGTTCATCTAGACATAATTTTGAAATGCTAGAACAAATTGGCGTTGATTCAAGATAACCTCAGACTATCGTATGTGTACTACTGTAGATAAAAGAAGCTAAATAAATGAATAAACCTTCAATTTGAGTAGCTAAGCAGTTTCATGCTACTGCCTCGTAAAAAAATGCTTTAGTGGAATTTTGCTAACAATATTACTTCTAAGCTTTACAGACTTTAATTTGTCAGACTAATATATAGAGTCACGCATGCAAAGGATATTTTAAGAAACTGATGTCACACACATCAAGCCATCAACGGAACCACAAGCATGTTACTACCATGATCAACATTATTATGATCAGCTAGACAGAAAAGCTAATGCTAAACAGAAATCCCACCAAAGAACAATCAGAAGTTCAGACCATAGAGCATCTGGATCCTTCAAACAATGTGCTTTAAAACAAACGCTTGGTGTCAGGATAATAGGGGTAAATCACCTGGCCACGGACGAACCCAGAGAGAGCAAACGTGGTGAAACGACCATCATACAGCCCATTCTCATCCACATGCCCAATGTTGATCTGGACAGAAGCGTGGTCCTTGGCAGTTATGATTCTGTTTGTGGCAGAGCTGCAGGAAACAATACAAAGCAAATATGAGAAAGGGTTATCAACACCGAGGTATTTCACCAAGAATGCAACTATACGTACCACTTCCTGGGGACATAGAGGTCGACCATCTTACCCTCCTCGTTCTCCATGGTGACAACTGGAGGGATGTTGGAACACTGCTGCTGGTCATCAAAGAAACACACTCATATTTAGCAGCAAAACCAATGGCAAATGATGCTACAGTATAAAGAAGACAATTACAAAAGCTAGCTCTACAGATCAGACACAGAAACAAAAAAAGCCATGAAATGGTTTATTCCAGAGAGCACAGCCGCTGTAGACACCCAGCAGCACTGAACTATGCACCACAGATTTGAAACCAGACCACAATGGCTGTCCAACTAGGGAAAGTTTTCTGGTCCAAATTTCCATCCAAATACCGTTTTGTTAAAAAAAGGGTAAAACAACATTTTATTGATTGTGTTTGCCAGGCTGGAATACAAGACCCCAGTCCTGCACCAAGCAAGCATAGTATGAGCTATG includes these proteins:
- the LOC124676282 gene encoding 40S ribosomal protein S21-like; translation: MENEEGKMVDLYVPRKCSATNRIITAKDHASVQINIGHVDENGLYDGRFTTFALSGFVRGQGDADGALDRLWQQKRAEIKQ